Proteins from a genomic interval of Coccinella septempunctata chromosome 2, icCocSept1.1, whole genome shotgun sequence:
- the LOC123306915 gene encoding dolichol-phosphate mannosyltransferase subunit 1, with product MRRLFEYSFIWHCGRLAVIFLAYYISTLLEEKPSLLASEMGKNTESEDKYTILLPTYNEIENLPIVIWLINKYMEESGYNFEVIVIDDGSPDGTLEAAKQLQKIYGEDKIVLRPRAKKLGLGTAYIHGLKHATGNFIIIMDADLSHHPKFIPEFIEKQKENDFDLVSGSRYIGSGGVHGWDFKRKLISRGANFLSQLLLRPRASDLTGSFRLYKKPVLEKLVSSCVSKGYVFQMEMIIRARQFRYTVGEVPITFVDRVYGESKLGGSEIFQFASALLYLFATT from the exons ATGAGACGGTTATTCGAATATTCTTTTATTTGGCATTGTGGAAGACTAGCAGTGATTTTCCTAGCATATTATATTAGCACTTTATTAGAGGAAAAACCTTCATTGTTGGCATCTGAGATGGGAAAAAACACGGAATCTGAAGATAAATATACCATTCTCTTACCAACATACAATGAGATTGAAAACCTTCCTATTGTTATATGGttgataaataaatatatgGAAGAAAG TGGATATAACTTCGAAGTAATTGTGATTGATGATGGAAGTCCTGACGGAACTTTAGAAGCTGCCAAACAACTACAGAAAATTTATGGTGAAGATAAAATAGTTTTACGTCCTCGAGCGAAAAAACTTGGCCTGGGAACAGCCTATATTCATGGTTTGAAGCATGCCACTggaaattttataattattatggATGCTGATTTGAGTCACCAT CCAAAATTCATTCCGGAATTTATCGAAAAACAGAAGGAAAATGATTTTGATCTTGTATCTGGGAGTCGGTACATAGGAAGTGGTGGAGTCCACGGTTGGGACTTCAAGAGGAAACTCATTTCCAGAGGTGCTAACTTCTTGAGTCAACTCCTATTGAGACCAAGGGCCTCTGACTTAACTGGATCCTTCAGATTATACAAAAAGCCTGTGTTGGAAAAGCTTGTTAGCAGTTGCGTATCGAAGGGATATGTTTTTCAGATGGAAATGATCATACGAGCCAGGCAGTTTAGATATACAGTTGGAGAGGTTCCGATTACTTTTGTTGATAGGGTGTATGGGGAATCAAAATTGGGTGGATCAGAGATTTTTCAATTTGCCAGTGCTCTTCTTTATCTCTTTGCAACAACTTAG